In one window of Rhodothermales bacterium DNA:
- a CDS encoding cyclic nucleotide-binding domain-containing protein — MQEIETIRARVDRFTHTLRTAYQRAVQPSEDPRPQATLKILRQVPLLQGFGRPELKVLSEALHSREYKPDEFIYRERDPSLGLYFVEHGSVRFYVEETNGALQELRTIHEYGVFGELAVLGDFRRLETAQAVKETRVLGFFRPELKYMMKQQPRIAALLLHALGGYVAAQYIAYNRAIAEKEGRVVAMKMQDLAVQRSGARLTTPGG; from the coding sequence ATGCAGGAAATCGAAACGATACGCGCCCGTGTGGATCGCTTCACCCACACGCTCCGTACGGCCTACCAGCGAGCCGTCCAGCCTTCGGAGGATCCACGGCCCCAGGCTACCCTGAAAATACTCCGTCAAGTGCCTTTGCTTCAGGGCTTCGGCCGGCCCGAGTTGAAAGTCCTCTCCGAAGCGCTGCACAGCCGGGAATACAAACCCGACGAGTTCATCTATCGCGAGCGCGATCCGAGTCTCGGGCTGTACTTCGTGGAGCATGGGAGTGTTCGATTTTATGTGGAAGAGACAAATGGCGCCCTGCAAGAACTTCGGACGATCCACGAATACGGGGTGTTTGGCGAGCTGGCCGTGCTCGGCGATTTCCGCCGGCTCGAGACAGCCCAGGCTGTCAAAGAAACGCGCGTACTCGGCTTTTTTCGCCCCGAGTTGAAGTATATGATGAAACAACAACCTCGTATTGCCGCGCTACTTCTGCACGCGCTGGGAGGGTATGTAGCCGCTCAATATATCGCGTACAATCGGGCGATCGCGGAGAAAGAAGGCCGCGTGGTTGCCATGAAAATGCAGGATCTCGCCGTTCAGCGTAGCGGGGCGCGCCTGACAACACCGGGGGGCTGA
- a CDS encoding DUF2795 domain-containing protein, whose product MYWTLEFASYLEDAPWPATKDELIDYAERTGAPIEVIENLREMEDDGEPYESIEEIWPDFPTADDDFFFEEE is encoded by the coding sequence ATGTATTGGACCCTGGAATTTGCCTCCTACCTGGAAGACGCGCCGTGGCCGGCTACGAAGGACGAACTCATCGATTACGCCGAACGGACAGGCGCCCCCATCGAGGTCATCGAAAACCTTCGCGAGATGGAGGATGACGGCGAGCCTTACGAGAGCATCGAAGAAATCTGGCCCGATTTCCCAACGGCGGACGACGATTTCTTTTTCGAGGAGGAGTAG
- the hprK gene encoding HPr(Ser) kinase/phosphatase has translation MPHTPQVFKKESLTVEFVVEQLTTRMGLEITAVNAVDASKRKIQESNLHRPGLALAGYVDLFTYQRVQILGNTETQYLGHLKTSRRREAFDHLIQFPIPCIFLTENNELDPELVEMATKVEVPLYVTATPTTRFMSLLGEFLNDQFALQQPVHGSLVAVYGIGLLITGKSGIGKSEVALDLVERGHRLVADDVVIATKQGEQIVMGSGTDLVQHFMEVRGLGLVDVRAMFGIRAIRFQKRIEVVVNMQLWDPDEDYTRISMVDDTFPILGVELPLVKVPITPGKNITVICEVIAMNHLLRHYGYDPAEVFAKRLADRIRKNESTMPLRGIEYFEHDYE, from the coding sequence ATGCCACATACTCCGCAGGTGTTTAAGAAGGAGAGTCTGACCGTCGAATTCGTCGTCGAACAACTCACCACGCGTATGGGGCTCGAGATCACCGCTGTTAATGCGGTGGACGCCTCGAAACGAAAGATACAGGAGAGTAATCTGCATCGCCCAGGTCTTGCACTGGCGGGGTATGTCGACCTCTTTACGTACCAACGGGTCCAGATCCTGGGTAACACCGAAACGCAGTACCTGGGGCATCTAAAGACATCCCGCCGGAGAGAAGCCTTCGATCATCTGATCCAATTTCCCATTCCGTGTATCTTTCTCACGGAAAACAACGAGCTCGATCCGGAGCTGGTGGAGATGGCGACGAAGGTAGAGGTGCCCCTCTATGTGACGGCTACCCCCACCACTCGCTTCATGTCCCTCCTGGGCGAGTTCTTGAACGATCAGTTCGCGTTGCAGCAGCCCGTACACGGATCCCTCGTTGCGGTGTACGGCATCGGCCTGCTGATCACCGGGAAGTCCGGCATCGGAAAAAGCGAGGTGGCGCTGGACCTCGTCGAACGCGGCCACCGACTGGTAGCGGACGACGTCGTGATCGCTACAAAGCAGGGCGAACAGATCGTGATGGGTTCTGGAACGGACCTTGTGCAGCATTTCATGGAAGTGCGTGGCCTGGGGCTCGTCGACGTCCGCGCGATGTTCGGCATCCGGGCGATACGCTTCCAGAAACGCATCGAGGTGGTGGTCAATATGCAGCTGTGGGACCCGGACGAGGACTACACCCGCATCAGCATGGTAGACGACACGTTCCCGATACTGGGCGTCGAGTTGCCCCTCGTCAAGGTGCCCATCACCCCCGGCAAGAACATCACCGTCATCTGCGAAGTGATCGCGATGAATCACTTGCTCCGCCATTATGGATACGACCCGGCCGAGGTGTTCGCCAAGCGCCTCGCCGACCGAATCCGTAAGAACGAGTCGACGATGCCCCTGCGAGGCATCGAATATTTCGAGCACGATTACGAATGA
- a CDS encoding BamA/TamA family outer membrane protein, giving the protein MSRVRFRGNSVFTADQLDARVRTQANRRFLRIPGFTWWLWLHQLGASNTLGRRLGRALIATGEPPAYLDTTVLQQDVERLINSYRQEGYRQAEVHARIDTLANGRLDVHFLVDQGRPTYIGTVSYDAEDLGPSQQEALARQSILKPTNLRVRGDTLSFLPDGHLFTVPALHEERRRILTFLRDEGYASATRDSIRAIVFPRAEDTLDVTFVIKAGERFMFADVFFAVSGPEQAAALRIDTLAVLPSDSAGIVVTQIEGDRRLRSGLLRRSLQFAPGEWYNQSLVLATKRRLEGTGVFAYTRIEALMSDTTHTIGVEGTRLPHRIELRTRERHQMRFETFMLQRNGVLSTSDNELGTGLGVTYENANVLGRGELLRINTTGSIAGDVDSTFFTSAQVEVSASLTIPYLIRPFHRLEDLFDLYDARSQLSLAFLTARREQLRLVIRGRGSARFRVEMQHNPTLYTFLDAFDLTLSNPDTLIGFKKNFLDQIVEAIDDPVQRAQIEEDYTKPQINSALRYSFRSANANPLRRDQGYSYEGSFEIGGNLPYLIDRYIATPDTLEGRLPGLGLFKSSSTDNSLIYRQYIRMGADFRRYNPMNTRSIVAWKVVSGFAHPTGNADVVPFDRRFYSGGAASVRGWGLRELGPGRNQLDSSSPILGGEIKLEASVEVRNIIMYDVLAADWILALFGDTGNVWIGPRNPGGPVGRFRFDSFYRELGVGAGFGLRLAWEYLIVRLDLAYKVHDPARGGGFFDHAFNESRLHFGIGHAF; this is encoded by the coding sequence GTGTCTCGTGTTCGCTTCAGGGGCAATAGCGTCTTTACCGCAGATCAACTCGATGCCCGCGTTCGCACCCAGGCCAATCGTCGTTTCCTTCGTATTCCGGGCTTCACCTGGTGGCTGTGGCTCCATCAACTCGGTGCGTCCAATACGCTCGGACGTCGCCTGGGTCGCGCGCTAATCGCTACGGGCGAACCACCGGCCTACCTGGATACTACCGTTCTCCAGCAGGATGTGGAGCGTCTGATCAACTCCTACCGTCAGGAAGGCTACCGCCAGGCCGAGGTGCATGCACGGATCGACACCCTGGCGAACGGACGTCTCGACGTGCACTTTCTGGTCGACCAGGGACGCCCTACCTACATCGGCACCGTCTCTTACGATGCCGAGGACCTGGGGCCGTCGCAGCAGGAAGCGCTGGCCCGCCAGTCGATCTTGAAACCCACCAACCTCCGTGTCCGTGGCGATACCCTCTCGTTTCTGCCCGATGGTCATTTGTTTACCGTACCCGCGCTGCACGAGGAACGCCGGCGAATCCTTACCTTCCTACGCGACGAAGGTTATGCCTCCGCGACACGGGATTCCATTCGCGCCATCGTATTCCCCAGGGCAGAGGATACGCTCGATGTAACGTTCGTCATCAAAGCCGGCGAACGTTTTATGTTCGCAGACGTCTTCTTTGCCGTGAGCGGACCCGAACAGGCCGCCGCACTCCGCATCGATACCTTGGCCGTTCTTCCGTCTGACAGTGCCGGTATCGTGGTTACACAGATCGAGGGTGATCGCCGGCTTCGCAGCGGTCTGCTTCGCCGCTCCCTCCAATTCGCCCCGGGTGAATGGTATAATCAGTCACTCGTCCTGGCTACCAAGCGCCGGCTGGAAGGCACCGGCGTCTTCGCCTACACGCGCATCGAAGCCCTGATGAGCGATACGACCCACACGATCGGGGTCGAGGGCACACGGCTTCCACATCGGATCGAGTTGAGAACACGCGAGCGCCATCAGATGCGCTTCGAAACGTTTATGCTCCAGCGAAATGGGGTGCTTTCTACATCCGACAATGAGTTGGGTACCGGCCTGGGGGTGACGTACGAGAATGCCAATGTCCTCGGCCGCGGCGAACTGCTCCGCATCAATACGACCGGCTCGATCGCCGGCGACGTGGACTCTACGTTTTTTACCTCGGCGCAGGTGGAGGTATCAGCCTCCCTCACCATTCCCTACCTGATTCGCCCCTTCCATCGACTGGAAGATCTATTCGATCTTTACGACGCCCGCAGTCAACTCTCCCTCGCATTTCTGACCGCGCGCCGCGAACAACTCCGCCTCGTGATCCGTGGCCGAGGATCGGCCCGCTTCCGCGTCGAAATGCAACATAATCCAACGCTTTACACCTTTCTGGACGCCTTTGATCTTACCCTGAGCAATCCGGACACCCTGATCGGTTTCAAGAAAAACTTCCTGGACCAAATCGTCGAGGCCATCGACGACCCGGTCCAACGCGCGCAAATTGAAGAGGACTATACCAAACCCCAGATCAATAGCGCGCTCCGGTATTCGTTCCGGTCTGCCAATGCGAATCCCCTCCGACGCGATCAGGGATATAGCTACGAGGGATCGTTTGAGATCGGAGGCAATCTCCCGTACCTGATCGACCGGTACATCGCCACGCCCGATACACTGGAGGGCCGGCTGCCAGGCCTGGGCCTCTTTAAAAGCAGCTCCACGGACAACAGCCTCATCTACCGGCAATACATCCGCATGGGGGCGGACTTCCGGCGTTACAACCCGATGAATACCCGCTCGATCGTGGCCTGGAAGGTGGTCTCAGGTTTTGCGCACCCCACAGGCAATGCCGACGTCGTGCCATTCGACCGCCGGTTCTATAGCGGCGGCGCGGCGAGCGTCCGCGGCTGGGGCTTGCGTGAACTGGGGCCGGGGCGAAACCAGCTTGATTCGAGCAGCCCCATCCTGGGTGGCGAAATCAAACTAGAGGCCAGTGTGGAAGTGCGTAACATCATTATGTATGACGTGCTCGCTGCGGACTGGATCCTGGCGCTCTTTGGCGACACCGGAAACGTTTGGATCGGGCCGCGCAACCCGGGTGGACCGGTCGGCCGCTTTCGTTTTGACTCTTTCTACCGTGAATTGGGCGTGGGAGCGGGTTTTGGGCTGCGTTTGGCCTGGGAATATCTTATCGTACGATTAGACCTCGCTTATAAAGTGCACGATCCGGCGCGTGGAGGAGGCTTCTTCGATCACGCGTTTAATGAATCCAGGCTCCACTTCGGGATCGGACACGCATTTTGA
- a CDS encoding M23 family metallopeptidase: MAKNKYYYYDEQSFSFVELKPKRSRLIKQGGILFLIALVMAGFLTYGVDRVVGTPEELALIHENAVLQDQLNTVRQKMSDFSAQLDALSQSDQELYRTILQADPIPEDVRQVGVGGTEAYNEFNGFSPSTSELLRETASQLDQLERQMNLQNESYRDLANLAEKRSDWLAQMPAILPAEGPLVSGHGQRFHPILRINRMHHGIDILVPRGTPVHSSGDGVILEAGRNSGFGKYVKIKHPVTGYTTVYAHLSDIPTEIVQGRQIKRGEKIGYSGNTGLSAAPHLHYEVRGTDGRSVNPIYFFLPNMTPEQYREMFAEVEATESSLD, from the coding sequence ATGGCAAAAAATAAATATTATTACTACGACGAACAGTCATTTTCGTTTGTCGAGTTGAAGCCAAAAAGGTCGAGGCTGATCAAACAGGGCGGTATCCTCTTCTTGATCGCACTCGTCATGGCAGGCTTCCTGACCTACGGGGTGGACCGCGTCGTAGGTACTCCAGAGGAACTTGCGCTCATCCACGAGAACGCCGTTCTTCAGGACCAACTCAACACGGTGCGGCAGAAGATGTCCGACTTTTCGGCTCAGCTGGACGCCCTCTCCCAGTCCGATCAGGAACTCTATCGAACCATTCTCCAGGCCGATCCAATCCCCGAGGATGTCCGCCAGGTGGGTGTAGGTGGTACGGAGGCGTATAACGAATTTAACGGGTTCAGCCCGAGCACCAGCGAATTGCTCCGTGAAACCGCCTCTCAGTTGGATCAGTTGGAGCGCCAGATGAATCTCCAGAACGAAAGTTATCGCGACCTGGCGAATCTGGCTGAAAAACGGAGCGACTGGCTCGCGCAAATGCCGGCCATCCTCCCCGCCGAAGGTCCGCTCGTCTCCGGACACGGCCAGCGTTTCCACCCGATTCTGCGCATCAACAGGATGCATCACGGCATCGATATCCTCGTTCCACGTGGTACACCCGTACATTCCTCGGGTGACGGCGTCATCCTGGAGGCCGGCCGGAATTCAGGATTTGGTAAGTATGTCAAGATCAAGCACCCCGTTACCGGCTACACTACAGTTTATGCCCACCTCTCCGATATCCCCACGGAGATCGTTCAGGGCCGGCAGATCAAGCGCGGGGAGAAAATCGGATACAGCGGCAACACGGGCTTATCCGCCGCCCCACACCTTCACTACGAAGTGCGTGGCACCGATGGTCGATCGGTTAATCCTATCTACTTCTTCCTGCCCAATATGACGCCCGAACAGTATCGGGAGATGTTCGCCGAAGTGGAGGCTACCGAAAGCTCCCTGGACTGA
- a CDS encoding MoxR family ATPase: MASFDLAVVNERIAQESVFVDELLTEIGRVVVGQRYMVERLLIGLLGDGHVLLEGVPGLAKTLTVSSLARAISTNFQRIQFTPDLLPADLLGTLIYNQHENVFSIKKGPIFSNIILADEINRSPAKVQSALLESMQERQVTIGETTFKLEEPFLVLATQNPIEQEGTYPLPEAQVDRFMLKIKVGYPSRDEELEIMRRMARTGERATVRPVIKPQQILSARLVLNDLYIDERVEKYIVDLVMASRQPGQYKLESLTPLIEYGASPRATINLNLAARAHAFLQHRAYVMPEDVRSIAMDVLRHRIAPTYEAEAEEVTSEDIVQRILDKVEVP; the protein is encoded by the coding sequence ATGGCCTCATTCGATCTGGCCGTTGTGAACGAACGCATCGCCCAGGAAAGTGTCTTCGTGGATGAATTGCTCACCGAGATCGGCCGGGTAGTCGTCGGGCAGCGGTACATGGTGGAACGGCTGCTCATCGGGCTGCTCGGCGACGGACATGTGTTGCTCGAGGGTGTCCCGGGGCTGGCCAAGACGTTGACGGTGAGCTCTCTGGCGCGCGCCATCAGCACCAACTTCCAACGTATCCAATTCACGCCGGATCTGTTACCGGCGGACTTGCTGGGCACGCTGATCTACAACCAGCACGAAAACGTCTTCAGCATCAAGAAAGGGCCGATCTTCTCCAATATTATCCTGGCGGACGAGATCAACCGCTCGCCGGCGAAGGTGCAGAGCGCGCTCCTGGAAAGCATGCAAGAGCGCCAGGTCACGATCGGGGAGACAACCTTCAAACTCGAAGAACCGTTTCTGGTCCTCGCCACCCAGAACCCTATCGAGCAGGAGGGGACGTATCCGCTTCCCGAGGCGCAGGTAGACCGGTTCATGCTCAAGATCAAGGTGGGCTACCCGTCGCGCGATGAAGAACTGGAGATCATGCGCCGCATGGCCCGAACGGGCGAACGCGCCACGGTCCGTCCCGTCATCAAACCCCAGCAGATCCTGTCCGCCCGCCTCGTATTAAACGACCTGTATATCGACGAGCGCGTCGAGAAGTATATCGTGGACCTGGTCATGGCGTCTCGCCAGCCCGGACAGTATAAGCTCGAATCCCTGACCCCGCTCATCGAATACGGCGCTTCCCCGCGCGCTACGATCAACCTCAATCTCGCCGCTCGCGCCCACGCCTTCTTGCAGCACCGTGCCTACGTGATGCCCGAAGACGTGCGCTCGATCGCAATGGATGTACTCCGTCACCGCATCGCCCCGACCTACGAGGCCGAGGCGGAGGAAGTGACGAGCGAGGATATCGTGCAGCGCATCCTCGATAAGGTCGAAGTGCCCTGA
- the rlmD gene encoding 23S rRNA (uracil(1939)-C(5))-methyltransferase RlmD produces the protein MKKQEEIEVVIEKFADRGKSLARVQGVVLFVPGVVPGDRIRALVIRKKRKHAEGVMLELLEPSPLRTTPRCSYFGVCGGCKWQHVEYAAQLEAKRQSVVDALAHLGGFRDIPVNPTIGADPIYYYRNKMEFSFSAARWLTADEIASGEAFDTRFALGLHAPGNFSKVIDLATCHLQSEDSVTLVNLIREVAKANDWEPWDIRKQHGYLRHLVIRNGQRTGDLMVNLYTNGYEPERIERLAMEIKARVPVVTTFVNSIHTGLAQAALSEATHVIFGPGVIHDIIGDFRFEIAPNAFFQTNTRQAERLYEVARQSAALKPDDLVYDLFCGAGTISIFVARDARQVVGIEVVPESIANARANAAANGVQNCSFVLANLGKLRLDHVVEKHGAPDVVILDPPRAGLHPDLVPQLAGLGARRIVYVSCNPQTQARDLAMLGNTYRITDVQPVDLFPHTHHIENVIGLERND, from the coding sequence GTGAAGAAGCAAGAAGAGATTGAAGTTGTCATCGAGAAGTTTGCCGATCGCGGCAAATCGCTCGCGCGCGTACAAGGTGTGGTCCTTTTTGTCCCCGGTGTCGTGCCGGGGGACCGCATTCGTGCCCTCGTGATTCGCAAAAAACGGAAACACGCCGAGGGGGTGATGCTCGAACTACTCGAGCCCAGTCCGCTCCGAACGACGCCCCGTTGCTCCTACTTTGGCGTTTGCGGTGGCTGTAAGTGGCAACACGTCGAATATGCCGCCCAGCTGGAAGCGAAGCGGCAAAGTGTGGTCGATGCCCTGGCCCATCTGGGCGGATTCCGAGATATACCCGTTAACCCAACGATCGGCGCGGACCCCATCTATTATTATCGTAATAAGATGGAATTCTCCTTCAGCGCCGCGCGCTGGCTCACGGCGGATGAAATTGCCTCCGGGGAAGCGTTTGATACCCGATTTGCACTGGGGCTGCACGCGCCGGGCAACTTCAGCAAGGTCATCGATCTCGCGACGTGTCACCTCCAATCTGAAGACAGCGTGACACTGGTCAACCTCATCCGTGAGGTAGCGAAGGCGAACGACTGGGAGCCGTGGGACATCCGTAAACAACACGGGTATCTGCGCCATCTGGTGATTCGTAACGGCCAGCGAACGGGAGATCTGATGGTGAACCTGTATACGAACGGATATGAGCCGGAGCGGATTGAACGGCTCGCCATGGAAATAAAAGCCCGCGTGCCGGTGGTGACTACATTTGTAAATAGCATCCATACGGGGCTGGCGCAAGCGGCGCTGAGTGAAGCCACGCATGTGATCTTCGGGCCGGGTGTCATCCATGATATCATCGGAGATTTTCGCTTTGAGATTGCTCCGAATGCGTTCTTCCAGACCAATACGCGTCAGGCCGAGCGGTTGTACGAGGTGGCGCGACAAAGCGCTGCGTTGAAGCCGGACGATCTGGTGTACGACTTGTTCTGCGGCGCCGGCACTATCTCGATCTTCGTCGCTCGCGACGCCCGGCAGGTAGTCGGCATCGAAGTCGTGCCCGAGTCGATCGCCAATGCCCGCGCCAACGCTGCCGCGAATGGGGTCCAGAACTGCTCGTTCGTGCTCGCCAATCTGGGGAAACTCAGGCTTGATCATGTCGTGGAGAAACACGGCGCGCCAGATGTGGTCATTCTGGACCCGCCGCGTGCCGGCCTGCACCCGGATCTCGTCCCCCAGTTGGCCGGCCTTGGCGCCCGGCGCATCGTCTATGTGAGCTGCAACCCACAGACCCAGGCGCGGGACCTCGCGATGCTCGGAAACACCTATCGCATCACCGACGTGCAACCGGTCGATCTCTTCCCGCATACCCATCATATCGAAAACGTAATCGGTCTGGAGCGTAACGACTGA